In one window of Pseudoalteromonas xiamenensis DNA:
- a CDS encoding DUF1579 domain-containing protein translates to MLQHLEPNMPHDFDFIIGEWDVTHRRLKKILCNCQDWYEFKGQSSTVKTLGGFGNVEDNHLHFPDSSVRAKAIRSYNATTNEWAIWWLDGRNPSTLDTPVVGQFSNGIGHFFADDQYDGKPIRVRFIWDSTNPELPKWEQAFSDDNGNTWEVNWQMTFRAKSGKNKI, encoded by the coding sequence ATGCTTCAACACTTAGAACCAAACATGCCTCACGATTTCGATTTTATAATCGGAGAATGGGATGTAACGCATCGCCGATTGAAGAAAATTTTATGTAACTGTCAAGATTGGTACGAGTTTAAAGGCCAATCTTCGACTGTAAAAACGCTAGGAGGTTTTGGTAACGTCGAGGATAACCACCTTCACTTCCCAGACTCATCAGTGAGGGCGAAGGCGATTCGGTCTTACAATGCGACTACAAATGAATGGGCAATTTGGTGGTTGGATGGACGTAACCCGAGCACGCTAGATACACCTGTCGTTGGTCAGTTTTCAAATGGTATTGGTCATTTTTTTGCTGATGACCAATATGATGGAAAACCAATAAGAGTACGATTTATATGGGATTCAACCAATCCAGAGCTCCCAAAGTGGGAACAGGCGTTCTCTGATGACAATGGAAACACATGGGAAGTCAATTGGCAGATGACGTTCAGA
- a CDS encoding MFS transporter, producing the protein MTKSLIVIYLAVILDAMGIGLIFPVLPALLEQTTHADSAAMYLGVMSALYAAMQFVFSPVLGALSDKFGRKPILVLSIAGASVNYVMLSISSSLTVLFVGRAVAGMTSATMAVACAYIADRSTSSQRSQRYGMLNAMFGTGFLIGPILGGVLGEYDVKVPFIAAAFLTMLNLLLAMIFLPESNLAGNNETTLAKTNLFGQLSMFATDKTLQPLMLLFFLLSATGEAYGVCWALWGADTFHWSALSIGVSLAFFGVCQIIVQAYLANFAKQRLGDVNTVLLGLSCACVSLFGLAVVWQGWQVYWFIPLFSLGTIGTPVLQALAAKRTSSAYQGEL; encoded by the coding sequence ATGACTAAATCGCTAATTGTAATTTATCTTGCTGTAATACTTGATGCCATGGGCATTGGTTTAATTTTTCCCGTTTTACCTGCTTTACTTGAGCAAACGACACATGCTGATAGTGCCGCCATGTATCTTGGCGTAATGTCCGCATTGTACGCGGCCATGCAATTTGTTTTTTCACCTGTCTTAGGCGCACTAAGCGACAAGTTTGGACGCAAACCCATTTTGGTTTTGTCGATAGCCGGTGCCTCTGTCAACTATGTCATGCTTTCAATCTCATCAAGTTTGACGGTATTGTTTGTTGGTCGCGCAGTTGCAGGAATGACTAGTGCAACAATGGCTGTTGCCTGTGCATATATTGCCGATCGCTCCACCTCAAGCCAGCGTTCTCAACGTTATGGAATGTTGAATGCGATGTTTGGAACAGGCTTCCTAATAGGCCCCATACTTGGAGGGGTATTAGGGGAGTATGATGTAAAAGTGCCCTTTATAGCTGCGGCATTTCTTACAATGTTAAACCTTCTTTTAGCCATGATTTTTTTGCCAGAATCAAATTTAGCTGGAAATAACGAAACGACTCTAGCCAAAACAAACTTATTTGGCCAACTGAGTATGTTTGCAACCGATAAAACGCTGCAACCTTTGATGTTGTTGTTCTTTTTGTTGAGTGCGACTGGCGAGGCCTATGGAGTGTGTTGGGCGCTGTGGGGAGCAGACACATTTCATTGGAGTGCATTATCAATCGGCGTGTCGCTTGCATTTTTCGGAGTGTGTCAGATTATTGTTCAGGCATACTTGGCTAATTTCGCTAAACAACGGTTGGGTGACGTCAATACGGTATTGTTAGGACTAAGTTGTGCATGCGTGTCGCTGTTTGGGCTTGCTGTGGTTTGGCAAGGATGGCAAGTTTACTGGTTCATTCCATTGTTTTCATTGGGCACTATTGGCACGCCTGTGTTGCAAGCTTTAGCAGCCAAACGAACATCTTCAGCATATCAAGGAGAGTTATAA
- a CDS encoding thiamine pyrophosphate-dependent enzyme, producing MNILNQVVLRLVEEVNELNAGYAADGYARIKGIGAMCFTYSAGTLSAVNAVAAAYAERVPVVVINGAPSIKKRLTAQQTGFIYHHMLDGETDLNVYKNITAAAVKLDNPDLAPMLIDLALTQCISQKRPAYIELLEDIVQLPCQPPQGKLKPTTVIADDSSVSAAVTKLKTRLENAEKPVVWLGAEIDRMGLHEEAKALIKKLNLPYVTELISKAVVSENDPLFAGVYDGQASSMLTQSLIANSDFVLGLGVWLSDINSLGATVDYDKTALVSWDTVKFGTYFEAQVPLSSFIASLMSQSIQCSTTQCIEPAQVTPVEHFSGAISYQGFYDFVQSKEFINDNVIVGSDASLNFFGGILLKVGAPRGFVAQPTYSSIGYIGPAATGLSLAKQSHQRVVAFTGDGGFQMTVQCLSTQTRFSLNPIIFIMDNGVYGVEQWLYDAEIFSTDQAFFESCVLHRWEYSKLAEVFGCKGWVANTYDELENAMSAALDNVDSPSIIQVKVPQKSLPNNAKWKKK from the coding sequence ATGAACATATTGAACCAAGTAGTATTGAGACTCGTCGAGGAAGTTAACGAACTGAATGCAGGCTACGCGGCTGACGGTTACGCAAGAATTAAAGGTATCGGGGCGATGTGCTTCACTTATTCAGCAGGCACACTAAGTGCGGTTAATGCGGTAGCTGCAGCGTACGCTGAGCGTGTACCGGTTGTAGTCATTAATGGGGCACCAAGTATTAAGAAACGCCTAACCGCCCAACAGACCGGATTCATTTATCACCATATGCTTGACGGCGAAACCGATTTAAATGTTTACAAGAATATCACCGCGGCGGCCGTAAAACTGGATAACCCTGATTTAGCACCAATGCTGATTGACTTAGCACTGACTCAATGTATTTCTCAAAAAAGACCAGCCTACATTGAGCTGTTAGAAGACATTGTGCAATTACCCTGTCAACCACCTCAAGGAAAGTTGAAGCCTACCACAGTGATTGCTGATGACTCGAGCGTTAGCGCTGCGGTAACAAAGCTAAAAACCCGTTTGGAAAATGCCGAAAAACCTGTGGTTTGGCTGGGTGCCGAAATTGATAGAATGGGACTACATGAAGAAGCAAAAGCACTTATAAAAAAATTAAACCTTCCTTACGTTACTGAACTTATCAGCAAAGCCGTCGTGTCTGAAAATGATCCCTTGTTTGCTGGGGTCTATGACGGACAAGCATCCTCTATGCTCACTCAGTCATTAATTGCGAATTCGGATTTTGTGCTTGGCTTAGGTGTTTGGCTTTCTGACATCAACTCCTTAGGTGCAACGGTTGACTACGATAAAACAGCACTAGTGTCTTGGGATACCGTTAAATTCGGCACGTATTTTGAGGCCCAAGTTCCGCTTTCAAGTTTTATCGCTAGTCTGATGTCGCAATCCATTCAATGCTCGACAACTCAATGTATTGAACCTGCCCAAGTAACCCCTGTTGAACACTTCAGTGGTGCTATTTCTTACCAAGGTTTCTATGACTTTGTCCAAAGCAAAGAATTCATTAACGACAATGTGATTGTTGGTAGTGACGCAAGCTTAAACTTCTTTGGCGGCATTTTGTTAAAAGTGGGCGCACCTCGCGGTTTTGTTGCACAACCTACATACTCGTCGATTGGTTACATTGGTCCTGCAGCAACGGGGTTGAGCTTAGCCAAACAATCTCATCAGCGCGTTGTTGCATTCACAGGTGATGGCGGCTTTCAGATGACGGTGCAATGTTTGTCCACGCAAACGCGTTTCTCGCTAAACCCAATTATCTTTATCATGGATAACGGCGTTTATGGCGTTGAACAATGGCTTTATGACGCGGAGATATTCTCAACGGATCAGGCATTTTTCGAATCATGTGTCTTACACCGCTGGGAATACAGCAAACTCGCGGAGGTATTTGGCTGTAAAGGCTGGGTGGCCAACACCTACGACGAGCTAGAGAATGCAATGTCCGCAGCACTCGACAATGTGGATAGTCCGTCAATCATTCAGGTCAAAGTGCCGCAAAAATCTTTGCCAAATAATGCAAAATGGAAGAAAAAATAA
- a CDS encoding MBL fold metallo-hydrolase, producing MNIPITAPIKIMVKRVNDVRIHTFISSYEGDNIANATHIIESKNVLVLVDGQFLKPYAKLFREYADSLKKPIARLYLSHRHPDHWFGLGDAFSDIEIYTLQETIDFLKENGEASREDHIPKLGDLAPDTVVIPKNAVKPGIEVVDGVTYIIEKIVDTEIDYGITLKLPDLGVYIVQDLIYSGTHLYLTKYLDHWMAQFEDMLTSDYDLFLPGHGEPADKKEVTENLKYLIAAKQAMADGLKDEAFKAFMLQRFPTRQCPAIFNIYLPRLFDGASDF from the coding sequence ATGAATATACCTATTACCGCCCCAATTAAGATAATGGTAAAACGCGTGAACGATGTACGTATTCACACGTTCATCTCTTCCTACGAAGGCGACAACATTGCCAATGCGACACATATCATTGAAAGCAAAAATGTGCTGGTTTTAGTTGATGGCCAATTTTTGAAACCGTATGCAAAACTCTTTCGGGAATATGCGGATAGCCTTAAAAAGCCGATTGCTCGACTGTACTTATCTCATCGCCACCCAGATCACTGGTTTGGGTTAGGGGATGCATTCAGCGATATTGAAATCTATACACTGCAAGAAACCATTGACTTTCTTAAAGAAAATGGAGAAGCGTCTCGAGAAGATCATATTCCCAAGCTTGGCGATCTTGCACCTGATACAGTCGTTATACCGAAAAACGCGGTCAAACCTGGTATCGAGGTTGTTGATGGTGTGACGTATATTATTGAGAAAATTGTCGATACTGAAATTGACTACGGGATCACATTAAAGCTACCCGATTTGGGCGTCTATATCGTTCAAGATTTAATCTACAGTGGCACGCATCTCTACCTTACTAAATATTTAGACCACTGGATGGCGCAGTTTGAAGACATGCTTACGTCAGACTACGACTTGTTTCTGCCAGGTCATGGCGAACCAGCAGATAAAAAAGAGGTAACGGAAAACCTTAAGTACCTCATTGCAGCAAAACAAGCCATGGCCGATGGATTAAAAGATGAGGCATTTAAAGCCTTTATGTTGCAACGCTTTCCCACGCGCCAATGCCCCGCAATTTTCAATATTTATCTGCCCCGCTTATTTGACGGCGCTAGTGACTTTTAA
- a CDS encoding glycoside hydrolase family 15 protein, with product MTNQTNTALSAESECATSIAAEPLDKWAVSARQHVLEKMIANISPDDGERGAVLASPSRSNPNYYYHWIRDAARTMSEIAKLNGLDKKNFKDQNYERMIEYVEFSKINQTTPTISNSPGEPKFKVTGQAFNGPWGRPQNDGPAQRALTLTRWANILLANNEKDYVTGTLYDGQEPSFSLIKADLDFVANHWQDPCFDLWEEVDGTHFYTRMLQRTALREGADLATLLNDKGAADYYNQQATLIENAFDDFWNEEKRYYVATLNRVGGLDYKTSNLDVATTLGVCQALSDSHPFLSADNDKILATAYALHQAFNPLYPINSIEHIESGEPVAPGIGRYPEDKYAGSAPLGEGNPWFLCTASLAGVCYKAAALFAEQKTIEITPYNADQLNLAAQLIDENVILKSGDNFNNKTKVFKTILLGLKALGDAYLRRIQIHAGENVSLSEQFSRYNGYMTSANDLTWSYVSVAICIDLRNALKI from the coding sequence ATGACTAATCAAACAAATACAGCACTGTCTGCGGAAAGCGAATGTGCAACGTCTATCGCCGCAGAACCATTGGACAAATGGGCAGTATCGGCACGTCAACACGTACTTGAAAAGATGATAGCTAACATCTCTCCTGACGATGGCGAGCGTGGCGCAGTACTGGCTTCTCCATCTCGGTCTAACCCTAACTACTACTATCACTGGATCCGTGACGCGGCTCGAACAATGAGCGAAATTGCAAAACTAAATGGTTTAGATAAGAAAAATTTTAAAGACCAAAACTATGAAAGAATGATTGAGTACGTTGAATTCTCCAAGATCAATCAAACTACCCCAACAATAAGCAATAGCCCTGGCGAACCAAAATTTAAAGTCACAGGTCAAGCGTTTAACGGTCCTTGGGGTCGCCCACAAAATGATGGGCCTGCACAGCGCGCCCTTACCTTGACACGTTGGGCAAATATTTTGCTTGCGAACAATGAGAAAGATTATGTCACTGGGACGTTATATGACGGACAAGAACCTTCTTTTAGCCTTATCAAAGCCGATCTGGATTTCGTCGCAAACCATTGGCAAGATCCGTGTTTCGATTTGTGGGAAGAAGTAGATGGCACGCATTTTTATACGCGTATGCTACAACGAACAGCACTTCGCGAAGGCGCTGATCTCGCTACGCTATTGAATGATAAAGGAGCGGCTGATTACTACAATCAACAAGCTACCTTAATTGAAAATGCGTTTGACGACTTTTGGAATGAAGAAAAACGCTACTACGTCGCAACACTAAATCGCGTTGGCGGCTTAGACTATAAAACATCAAATCTCGATGTTGCAACGACACTAGGCGTGTGTCAGGCATTGTCAGACTCCCACCCATTTTTAAGTGCAGACAACGATAAAATTCTGGCAACCGCTTATGCGCTCCATCAAGCATTCAATCCTTTATATCCGATAAATTCTATAGAACACATTGAATCTGGAGAGCCGGTTGCTCCGGGAATTGGACGTTACCCAGAAGACAAATATGCGGGCAGCGCACCACTTGGTGAAGGTAATCCATGGTTTTTGTGTACTGCATCATTGGCAGGTGTTTGCTACAAAGCTGCGGCACTCTTTGCTGAGCAAAAAACGATTGAAATCACGCCATACAATGCTGACCAATTGAATCTCGCGGCACAATTAATTGACGAAAATGTAATTCTCAAGTCAGGTGACAATTTCAATAACAAGACAAAAGTATTCAAAACCATCTTACTTGGTTTAAAAGCGTTAGGTGATGCTTACCTGCGACGCATTCAAATCCATGCAGGTGAAAATGTCTCGTTATCTGAGCAGTTTAGTCGCTATAACGGATACATGACCAGTGCAAATGACCTTACGTGGAGTTATGTATCTGTTGCTATCTGCATTGACTTACGCAACGCACTCAAAATTTAA
- a CDS encoding GMC family oxidoreductase: protein MNDSISTLQQITLEQAIERSNKSEYHACIVGSGISGAILAKQLTQKGYRVLILEAAPAKDMTYTGFKEYVSNYYRNPSKDNNAPYPENPNAPMPRSTDVSKLTPGVDDTKGYMVQRGPLALDSTYTRVTGGTTMHWEAKILRMLPEDFAIKSTYGVGLDWPISYDDLMPYYRLAEREIGVSANVEEQGFYGIKYEENYVYPMYGLPPSYLDKIVGKGIDGAEFELYGETHTVTVRPFPQGRNGIPNERYDNGSGFKPVGAISSHQVEQGGRCQGNNNCVPICPVQAKYDARKTLLDALRTGLVDFLPQAVASKVVVNRDDHSVKHIEFKHYSSTERSEFTLAKVSADKYILATNAIENARLMLASGLPSSSGLMGKNLMDHTYLLAWGLLPEAAGTMRGTKCTSGVADFRYGRSRAKQAPFGIDIHNDGWGWATGSPFTDIETLVDEQNRFGKELRKSVVDRISNQLLFAYMVEQVADESNRVTVDPEYKDALGNMRPIINYNLSDYSKAGIAYSRETSKVFFQRLGAEDFSSYSPLDYGYFNYQGENYYFRGGNHFSGTHVMGTSADNSVVDEHQRSWDHPNLYLVGSGSMPSIGTSNTTLTLAALCFKTSEYILDEISKQSVKIVSNSDFRLAKEAGHE from the coding sequence ATGAACGACTCAATTTCGACACTGCAACAAATCACTTTAGAACAAGCGATTGAACGCTCAAATAAATCTGAGTATCACGCTTGCATCGTTGGTTCAGGGATAAGTGGGGCAATACTTGCAAAACAGCTCACTCAGAAAGGGTATAGAGTATTAATACTCGAAGCCGCGCCCGCCAAAGACATGACCTACACCGGATTTAAAGAGTACGTAAGTAACTACTACCGAAACCCCTCTAAAGACAACAACGCCCCATACCCTGAAAACCCAAATGCCCCAATGCCAAGATCAACTGATGTGAGCAAATTGACACCGGGAGTTGATGATACAAAGGGCTATATGGTGCAAAGAGGTCCTTTGGCATTAGATAGTACGTACACACGAGTAACTGGCGGCACTACGATGCACTGGGAAGCAAAAATTCTCAGAATGTTGCCGGAAGACTTTGCGATAAAGAGTACCTATGGCGTTGGACTAGATTGGCCTATCAGCTACGACGATTTAATGCCCTACTATCGTCTAGCTGAACGGGAAATTGGCGTGTCTGCTAATGTGGAAGAGCAAGGGTTCTACGGTATTAAGTATGAAGAAAATTACGTTTACCCTATGTATGGCTTACCACCATCCTACCTAGACAAAATCGTTGGCAAAGGCATTGATGGCGCCGAGTTTGAACTGTATGGCGAAACACATACAGTTACTGTCCGGCCTTTCCCACAAGGTCGAAATGGAATACCCAATGAACGTTATGACAATGGTAGTGGGTTCAAGCCTGTTGGTGCAATTAGCTCGCATCAAGTCGAACAAGGAGGCCGATGTCAAGGTAACAATAATTGCGTACCGATTTGCCCTGTCCAAGCAAAGTACGATGCAAGAAAAACACTATTAGATGCATTGCGGACTGGGTTAGTCGATTTCTTACCTCAGGCGGTAGCGAGCAAAGTTGTGGTTAATCGCGATGATCACAGTGTTAAGCACATCGAATTTAAACATTACTCGAGTACTGAACGCTCTGAGTTTACGCTCGCGAAAGTGAGCGCAGACAAATATATTCTTGCCACCAATGCAATCGAAAACGCCAGATTAATGCTGGCGTCAGGATTGCCGAGTTCAAGTGGTTTGATGGGTAAAAACTTAATGGACCATACCTATCTGTTGGCTTGGGGTCTATTGCCTGAAGCGGCTGGGACTATGCGTGGTACTAAGTGTACGTCTGGTGTTGCAGATTTTCGTTATGGCCGTAGCCGCGCAAAACAAGCTCCTTTTGGTATTGATATTCATAATGATGGTTGGGGATGGGCGACAGGTTCACCGTTTACGGATATTGAAACCTTAGTTGATGAACAAAATCGATTCGGTAAAGAGTTGCGCAAAAGTGTTGTAGATCGTATTTCAAATCAATTGTTGTTTGCTTATATGGTTGAGCAAGTTGCGGATGAGAGTAATCGAGTTACTGTGGACCCTGAGTACAAAGATGCGCTTGGGAACATGCGCCCCATTATCAACTACAATCTGTCCGATTATTCCAAAGCGGGTATTGCATACTCGCGCGAGACGTCCAAGGTGTTTTTCCAACGTCTTGGAGCGGAAGATTTCTCTAGCTATTCACCACTTGATTACGGCTACTTCAACTACCAAGGTGAAAACTACTATTTTAGAGGTGGAAATCATTTCTCTGGCACTCACGTGATGGGCACAAGTGCGGACAATTCAGTGGTTGATGAACATCAACGCTCGTGGGATCACCCAAATTTGTACTTGGTGGGGTCAGGCAGTATGCCAAGTATCGGTACGTCGAACACCACATTAACCTTAGCTGCACTGTGCTTTAAAACGAGTGAATACATTCTGGATGAAATTAGTAAGCAGTCCGTGAAAATTGTCTCAAATTCCGATTTTCGACTAGCAAAGGAAGCAGGCCATGAGTGA
- a CDS encoding ferritin-like domain-containing protein, translating into MLDAAVQLEHATIPPYLTALYSIKTETNPEASAIIRAVLVEEMLHITLAANVLNALGKHPDFEAQDFVPSYPTYLPDGESEFLVSIDKFSSTTLDTFLQIERPSKRGPQLDSELKGCVKRSNHHVFELKAVKPLKSSTYSFYSIGDFYEAIREGIEYLEDQANRKGETIFIGDPRFQVSNRYYYSGGGEVVEVFDKTTALNALELIIEQGEGHTHQIFNEQGELSHYYRFQQLKLGQYYQTGDSPGHPTGQKFEVDYKNVYPVKCNPKVADFPEDSELKQAALQFNENYQAFLTTINRAFRGGQEDLIGAVCGMFRLKECASQLIRNPLPSNPLMNGGPTFEMRYDSISVKAKSIKTWETA; encoded by the coding sequence ATGCTCGATGCCGCAGTACAGTTGGAGCACGCTACAATTCCGCCTTATTTAACTGCCTTATACAGCATAAAGACTGAAACAAACCCAGAAGCAAGCGCAATTATTCGGGCAGTATTGGTGGAAGAAATGCTCCATATTACGCTGGCTGCGAATGTATTAAATGCACTGGGGAAACATCCAGATTTTGAAGCACAGGATTTTGTGCCAAGTTACCCAACCTATCTGCCTGATGGAGAGTCTGAGTTTTTAGTTTCTATTGATAAGTTTTCTTCTACAACACTCGATACGTTCCTTCAAATTGAACGACCCTCAAAGCGGGGACCACAGTTAGACAGTGAGTTGAAAGGATGTGTCAAAAGAAGTAACCACCATGTTTTTGAATTGAAAGCAGTCAAACCTCTTAAATCGTCTACTTACAGTTTTTATAGTATTGGTGATTTTTACGAAGCCATTCGAGAAGGCATTGAGTATTTAGAAGATCAAGCAAATCGAAAAGGTGAAACCATATTTATAGGTGATCCGCGGTTTCAGGTATCCAATCGCTATTACTACTCAGGTGGTGGGGAAGTAGTAGAAGTTTTCGACAAAACAACAGCACTAAATGCGCTTGAATTGATTATTGAACAAGGTGAAGGGCATACCCATCAAATATTTAATGAACAAGGAGAGTTGTCTCACTATTACCGTTTTCAGCAATTGAAGCTAGGGCAATACTACCAAACTGGCGATTCACCAGGGCATCCGACGGGGCAAAAATTTGAGGTGGACTACAAAAACGTATATCCCGTGAAATGCAATCCGAAAGTTGCCGATTTCCCTGAAGACTCAGAACTAAAACAGGCCGCACTGCAATTTAATGAAAACTATCAGGCCTTTCTAACAACGATTAACCGTGCTTTTAGAGGAGGTCAGGAGGATTTAATCGGCGCTGTTTGTGGCATGTTTCGTTTAAAAGAATGTGCAAGTCAGCTTATCCGAAATCCTTTACCTAGCAATCCGTTAATGAATGGTGGACCAACCTTTGAGATGAGGTATGACTCGATAAGTGTAAAAGCAAAAAGTATAAAAACTTGGGAGACAGCATAA
- the iolE gene encoding myo-inosose-2 dehydratase, with protein sequence MSNHTMFPAGAVKFGITPTGWVNDDFPDIDIGIPFGQIVSEMALAGFEGCSRGHKYPTDPVILKRELDMRNLKMSEPWVSTYFTINEMYQSTLENFDREIEFIKQMQSGDLVLAELGGSSHQQPIALVPNAPKFNDDQWKRLADGLNTLGHKANCCGVKMCYHHHMGTGVMTMDEIGRLAELTDPDCVHLCLDTGHLHFAGGNNLEFINLYSDRIKHVHLKNIRQDVMNYSLDNNLSFKEAILRGVFTVPGDPAGCIDFKEILQALADKDFAGWLVVEAEQDPAKATPLLYAQMARKYLREVIGL encoded by the coding sequence ATGAGTAATCACACTATGTTTCCAGCGGGTGCAGTCAAATTTGGGATCACTCCCACTGGTTGGGTAAACGATGATTTTCCAGACATCGACATTGGAATTCCTTTTGGCCAAATTGTTAGCGAAATGGCTTTAGCGGGGTTTGAGGGATGTAGCCGCGGTCACAAATATCCAACGGATCCTGTTATACTCAAACGTGAACTTGATATGCGCAATTTGAAAATGTCAGAGCCTTGGGTAAGTACTTATTTTACGATTAATGAGATGTACCAAAGTACGCTTGAGAATTTCGATAGAGAAATTGAATTTATCAAACAAATGCAAAGTGGTGATCTTGTGCTTGCTGAGTTGGGTGGTTCATCACATCAACAACCAATAGCGTTAGTGCCAAATGCGCCGAAATTTAACGATGATCAATGGAAGCGACTTGCTGATGGTTTAAACACCTTAGGCCACAAAGCAAATTGTTGTGGTGTGAAAATGTGCTATCACCATCACATGGGAACCGGTGTCATGACCATGGACGAGATTGGACGATTAGCGGAGCTTACCGATCCCGACTGTGTACATTTATGCTTGGACACAGGGCATTTGCATTTCGCAGGTGGCAATAACCTCGAATTTATTAACTTATACAGTGACCGCATAAAACATGTTCATCTTAAAAATATTCGCCAAGATGTGATGAACTATAGCTTAGACAACAACCTTTCCTTTAAAGAAGCTATATTGCGAGGTGTCTTCACAGTACCGGGCGATCCTGCAGGTTGCATTGATTTCAAAGAGATCTTACAAGCGCTGGCTGATAAGGATTTTGCAGGTTGGCTGGTCGTTGAAGCGGAACAAGACCCAGCAAAAGCGACGCCATTACTTTACGCGCAGATGGCTCGTAAATATTTGCGAGAAGTGATTGGTTTGTAA
- a CDS encoding sugar phosphate isomerase/epimerase family protein, translating into MQQKTDMYFSFFMFGSNFSIEDGEFLDQAIVHMRHLVSMGYCGFEFHPGREQTTSYKYPTYEDELKAYQAFRKRMDEEGFNHIKVATNVGATPDCDPSSSCKAIREAGIAYLKSRVDITKALGGEIMMGPMVIPYGGFVVKAPNGEEVWSDGLQDELAKRYDTAKESFEILGRYAQSQGVKLAIEPISHWETPGPNKLAQLMSFLDGIENPTVGVVLDSAQEILDGDGPTVYAEQIKAIAGQGRLHYAQASPPDRGDLVNCWLPWEDIFTPILTHFDGPIAVEIFNAVGGFDHGLRLSRRKYWIPEVDKPNEYPNAYEVAQQAHNYTLERLTRIKCKLDAM; encoded by the coding sequence ATGCAGCAAAAAACAGACATGTACTTTAGCTTTTTTATGTTCGGGTCCAACTTCTCGATTGAAGATGGTGAATTTCTAGATCAGGCGATAGTGCACATGCGCCATCTAGTTTCGATGGGTTACTGTGGTTTTGAATTTCACCCTGGTCGAGAGCAGACAACATCTTACAAGTACCCTACCTATGAGGACGAGCTTAAAGCCTATCAAGCCTTTAGAAAGCGGATGGATGAAGAGGGGTTTAACCATATTAAAGTGGCAACAAACGTAGGTGCAACACCTGATTGTGACCCAAGTTCTTCCTGTAAGGCCATTCGCGAAGCTGGTATCGCCTATCTAAAGTCACGAGTCGATATCACCAAGGCCCTTGGTGGTGAAATTATGATGGGGCCGATGGTAATACCGTATGGCGGCTTTGTTGTGAAGGCACCAAATGGCGAAGAGGTATGGAGCGACGGTCTGCAAGACGAATTGGCCAAACGATATGACACGGCGAAGGAAAGTTTTGAAATTCTCGGCCGGTACGCTCAGTCACAAGGTGTAAAGCTAGCGATTGAACCAATTAGTCATTGGGAGACCCCTGGTCCAAATAAACTGGCACAATTGATGTCATTCCTAGACGGAATCGAGAATCCCACGGTTGGCGTCGTACTCGACAGCGCTCAAGAAATTCTCGACGGGGATGGGCCAACCGTTTATGCAGAACAAATCAAAGCAATTGCAGGCCAAGGACGTCTTCATTATGCGCAAGCTTCACCCCCAGATAGAGGTGACTTGGTGAACTGTTGGTTACCTTGGGAGGATATTTTTACGCCAATTTTGACGCATTTCGATGGACCTATTGCGGTGGAAATTTTTAATGCTGTTGGTGGTTTCGACCATGGGTTAAGGCTGTCTCGCCGAAAATATTGGATACCAGAAGTGGATAAGCCAAATGAGTACCCCAATGCCTACGAAGTGGCGCAACAGGCGCATAACTACACATTAGAAAGGCTGACACGTATTAAGTGTAAGTTAGATGCAATGTGA